Genomic segment of Kibdelosporangium phytohabitans:
CGGGTCCTGGTAGTCCAGCCAGTCGCACCATCGTTATCGGAGAGTGATGTGGCACCCTGTAAGCCGTGAGCCGGATGACCCAAGGAGGAGACGTCTCGCCGCCGAAAAAGTCACGTTCCGGAGCATCACGTGCGGCCGCGCGGGGACCCCACGGCCGCCGCGCGGATGACGACCGGTATCAGCGTGGCACGCGTCGTGCGTCCGGCGAACCGCTGGCAGCGGCGTGGAACCCCGATGCCGAGAACGCCGAGGAGTCGTATCGGCGCATCCCGCCGGTGCGCAAACGCGGCATCCTGGCGGTCTACGGCTGGCGGCTGTACGCGATCCCCATCCTGCTGGTGATCACCGCGCTCGTGTTGTGGGACACCACACAGGCCGGCCCGCCCACCGAGACGCAGGCCGCGCCGAACAAGGCGGCGGCCATCGGTGGCAGCAACGAGGTGCCGACCGACACACCGGACGCCACCGAGAAACCGGTCACCCCGATCGACGCCAAGATCCCGACCGCGGACCTCCCGCCCGGCCGTGACTTCACCCAGGCGGGCCCGGAGACGTTCCGAGTGGTCCCGGGCAGCGGGCCCAAGGTCGGCCAGGGCACGCAGAAGACGTACACGTACTCGATCGAGATCGAGAACGGTGTCACCACGACGGACGTCGGTGGCGGCGACGACGCGTTCGCCGGGTTGGTCGACACGACCCTGGCTGATCCGCGCGGCTGGACAAGCGACCCGCGCATCGCCGTGCAGCGTGTGACGGACAAGCCCGTTGTCCGCATCTC
This window contains:
- a CDS encoding DUF3152 domain-containing protein → MTQGGDVSPPKKSRSGASRAAARGPHGRRADDDRYQRGTRRASGEPLAAAWNPDAENAEESYRRIPPVRKRGILAVYGWRLYAIPILLVITALVLWDTTQAGPPTETQAAPNKAAAIGGSNEVPTDTPDATEKPVTPIDAKIPTADLPPGRDFTQAGPETFRVVPGSGPKVGQGTQKTYTYSIEIENGVTTTDVGGGDDAFAGLVDTTLADPRGWTSDPRIAVQRVTDKPVVRISLTTPETTHKLCGRTIPYESSCRLSRDGRVVINLARWVRGALAFNGDIGLYRVYAINHEVGHAFGRGHEGCAQSDGLAPVMMQQTFGVNNNYVAQLNDAVPGTRDPVKADGKVCKTNPYPNPQGKPPGS